A region of Nitrospirota bacterium DNA encodes the following proteins:
- a CDS encoding prepilin-type N-terminal cleavage/methylation domain-containing protein: MLSIFKLNKKQGFSLVELSIVLVIIGLLIAALVKGKAVLENARIKRVIGDVETIVSAYNTYYDLYSAYPGDDRFASGRWPTLVVSGDADALIEGANCNIGPADGQECNEAWQELRAALMVQGDPLATGASVLPTHTLGGIIWIWNSSSDGAGMAEFGISGNRNYIGVTNLRSEVAEVIDNKFDDGVFDSGSVRGSADYSIDPEAVVEIYYAL; the protein is encoded by the coding sequence ATGTTATCTATTTTTAAACTGAATAAGAAACAGGGCTTTTCTTTAGTTGAGCTTTCAATTGTCCTGGTCATAATAGGCCTGCTTATCGCCGCGCTTGTCAAGGGCAAGGCTGTGCTCGAGAATGCGAGGATCAAAAGGGTCATAGGAGATGTCGAGACCATCGTTTCCGCCTATAATACATACTATGACCTCTACAGCGCTTATCCCGGAGATGACCGGTTCGCAAGCGGAAGATGGCCTACTCTTGTTGTGAGTGGTGATGCAGACGCTTTGATCGAGGGCGCAAATTGTAACATTGGCCCGGCAGACGGGCAGGAGTGCAATGAGGCGTGGCAGGAATTAAGGGCGGCGCTTATGGTGCAGGGAGACCCGCTTGCTACAGGTGCGTCTGTTCTGCCTACGCATACTCTTGGCGGTATAATATGGATATGGAATAGTTCGAGTGACGGAGCCGGTATGGCTGAATTCGGCATAAGCGGGAACAGGAATTACATAGGTGTTACAAATTTAAGGAGCGAGGTCGCTGAAGTAATAGATAACAAATTTGATGATGGTGTCTTTGATTCAGGTAGCGTGCGCGGCAGCGCTGATTACAGTATAGATCCCGAAGCTGTTGTGGAGATATATTACGCGTTATAG